CTCATCACTGGGAGATCTTGAAGAAgccatactgtctcagcctcagaggaaagcaatggcaataaATATCCTCTGAATAACAAAGACTGCCAAGAAAGTCCTAGGAGAGGGTGAGatggagttgaaggcacatattaACATTTAACTGAGGAACAATAAATAGGAACAACCATTTGGGTCAAAAAGGAGGACTGCTGGGCTGAGGAAGAGCCAAGGGGCCTTGATCCAACTTTGTCCCTTTCCTCTGCAGACTCTCTTTCGACAAACAGCCAAAGAGTGTGGCATGGAGGCCATTATAAAGCTCAGGAAGAAGTGCTTGGAAAGAGGAGCCTTGGGGATCCACGGTCTGGCCAGGTAAGCGGGGTTTCCAGCTTCACGATTCTGGGAAATAGGTGCAGCCAGGTGGGCTTCTCCTCCATTCTACCTCCTGGAGAAGCAGACTATTCCACCGGCCAAATTCTGCAACTTGCAAATGGATTTGAGCCTCCTTCCATCCTATTACAGTTTGGCAGCCAGCCTTTTGCATGGGTTAATTTGCTTTTTGCTAAGAGCCAGACTTGTGGAGGGGTTTGATGTTGCCttggaccctggagaccagggttcaaatccctgctgtgctatggaaacccactgggtgaccttgggcaagtcacactctctcagccccagaagaaggcaaaccttctctgaacaaaccctgcaaTAAggtggccataaattggaaacaacttgaaggtgcacaacaacaacaacaaatccccagaaaggggaaaggaaggactTAGAACCCTGCAGTTCCCATTTCTTACTAAAAATTGGGGTCCCACCTGTGAGACTAGAGTTTTTCACTCAACATACATATCTGAGCAGTATTTCTTCCTCAGATAAAAGGCTGGGAAGTGCTGGTTCTGCTAGCAAAGCTACATCTTTGTATCTGTCGGAGATGTCACAAATCAgttttgaaaatgtcccatttgGGGACTTCAGCCCTCAGAATCCCGCTGCCAATGAAGCCAGTGAGATGCCGGACTTGTATGTCCCAAAAAGGAGGCAGCCTTTCTGGCCTGTGTATcaagtgcattttattttctgctaCCTTCCTTCTTGACCAGCTTTCACCTCTCCCTCTCCATCTTTCCTTGCAGGTTTTTCCGCATCATGGATGACAACGGGAGCAAATCTTTGGACCTGGAGGAATTCCGGAAGGGTCTCCAGGACGCCGGGGTCCCTCTGGAAGGGGGCGACGTGGAGGAAATCTTCCACTTTTGTGATAAAAACAAGAGTGGGACCCTCGACTTCAATGAGTTTCTGGAAGCTCTGCGGGTGAGCAAGCGGGATGGACAGAGTAAGCGGCTGAGCCGTGGCTTTTGGCTAAGCTGGGCTTAGAAGACCATCATGGCTTCTGGGAGACAGGCAAGCCACGTGAAAAGACAcggctctcttcttcctcctcctgtgtcttctgctgggaagcaatcgtgtgcagggctccaggttggaGTTTGCCCtattgagccatgaaacccattgtcTGGGCCAGTCATTCTCCCTcaaatggttgttgttgtagGAAGGAAGAAAGCCATGCATCCCTCTTTGGTCTGacaggaggaaaggcagaatggAAATACAACTGATTAATAAGCAAAGTAAAATGTTCAGGAGCCTCTGAGTGCAATTTTAAATAGTGAAAAAACCTAGAAAGAGCCTCTCTGGATCCATTCAAGGGCCATTTAATTTGCTTCCTCTGTAATGCTTTGTAAAGCCaaaacaaaagggggaaaagtgaCTTCTTGCACTTCCACTGTTTTGTATACATCAAGCATTTCTTCATTCCCTTTTTGGTTTATGGGGTGGGGgacattctgttttttaaagaatcagaAAACTTTTCTCAGGGAAGACTTCAGACATGCCCTTCCAAAAGGAAATTTTGCCTTAGGAAGACCTAAACAAGGAAGGCGTTCAAAGTGGGAATCTttcacccccttttttttttttttttttttggcttttaggCCCCCGATGtccaaagccaggaaggagataATCGGAGAGGCGTTCCAGAAACTGGACAGGACAGGAGATGGACTGGTGACAGTGGAAGACCTTCGGGGGGTCTACAACAGCTGCTCGCACCCCAAATTCAAGAGTGGAGAGTGGACAGAGGACCAGGTCTTTCGGGCCTTTCTGGACAGCTTTGACTCCCCTGACAACAAGGATGGGAAGGTAGGCAGCAGAGAAACCCCTGGGATGGTCTCCTGAAGCTTGCATAAGTCACTTTTGGGGATCAAACCTCAGAACCCCACCAGCCAGCAATTCTGCCAATGGCAAAGAAAAAGAGCTACATAAAACCACCACCTGCAGGCAGTATAGCTGAAGACtgagggccagtgtggtataatggctgagcactggactaggatactgggatgAATCCCAGTTCAACCATGGAAccctactggctgaccttgggaaagtcacattctttcagcctcagaggatggcaatggcaagccccctttgaacaaaccttgccaagaaaacctcatgatgggtttgccttagggtcgctataaatcTGAGACgacctgaaggaacacaacaaccataacaacaacggCTACTGAAGTTCTGGGGTATCCAAGTGATTTGGTTATTCATAGCTGAAAAGGGGATGGTGGTCCAGACCAGGGGAGTCACTTTTCCTCACTGCCTCATTTCCCGTCCTTTGCTTTGGCAAAGTGTTGTTATAATTATTaggggtttcttttaaaaatagtattttatttgAATCTATATTTCAAACTGCCTGGCATCCCATAATGGGAGAAGCAATTATCCaattgatttttgtgggtttttcgggctatggggccatgttctagaagagtttattcctgacatttcaccattctctgaagatgccagccacagatgcaggcaaaatgccaggaataaattcGTCTAGAACATGCCCAtgtatcctgaaaaacccacaaaaatctatggatgccagacatgaaagcctttgacttcacaattatCCAATTGTTTTTGGCTGTTCAAAATTTCCTGTATTGGACTATTTTCTCAGAACAAAAATCCTTTTTCATTACATTCTGAGATCTGGTTTGTCCTTTACGTTAATTGTTTAATTGCCCAGATGGGAGCCAGATTTGTAAACAGGACCACATACATCCCACCTGATTCACAACCCAAGAAGTAAAACCCGAGAGTATGAACTTGAAGTTGTGGGGGAGGAAGAATGAATCCTTCCAGAGCCAGATGGCCTGTGTATAACCATGAAAGTAAGAAATGCAAAGGCATAGTTGCCAATACATAAGCTACTGTGGGTGAGACCATCTGGAAACCTTGACTTTACTGCTTTTTTGCAGATCACAGCTGAAGAATTTCTTAACTACTACAGTGGAGTAAGTGCCTCTATCGACAGTGATGACTATTTTGTGAATATGATGAAGGCGGCCTGGAAGCTGTagcaaggaggcaggcagccTCACCTGAAGTAGTGGCAGTTAGACAAGATTACACACATGTTGGTTAGATTTGCCTGGGACTTTCTGCGCACGAAGCAAGGGGTGACATGTTGCCCAACAAGGTCAGGATCTGCAAATACAGCAGAAGACAGCAGCAAAGGCTCTCAGCAGAAGACAGCAGCAAAGGCTCTCTTCCAAAGGATGAAACCCCTGCAAGTAGAAAGCTAGCTTAGTACAGATTGCTCTCCTCCAGCTGCTGCCTCTGCTACTTTTCTATTACATTTCCCATGCtgggataaataaaataaataaaatgaaatgaaattctacCAGTTGCCTGAAGTTTTTCCACCAGCACAGATTCTATGGGGATATGCAGAccaggaagaatagctaatactccagaggacaggatcaaaattcaaaatgacctgaatagattagaaagctgggtcaaagctaacaaaatgaatttcaacacagagaaatgtaaggtactgaacttagggcagaaaaattaaatgcacagacataggattatgggggacacctgtctt
This Sceloporus undulatus isolate JIND9_A2432 ecotype Alabama unplaced genomic scaffold, SceUnd_v1.1 scaffold_974, whole genome shotgun sequence DNA region includes the following protein-coding sequences:
- the LOC121917823 gene encoding calcyphosin-like protein; protein product: MEAIIKLRKKCLERGALGIHGLARFFRIMDDNGSKSLDLEEFRKGLQDAGVPLEGGDVEEIFHFCDKNKSGTLDFNEFLEALRPPMSKARKEIIGEAFQKLDRTGDGLVTVEDLRGVYNSCSHPKFKSGEWTEDQVFRAFLDSFDSPDNKDGKITAEEFLNYYSGVSASIDSDDYFVNMMKAAWKL